The segment ACACAATGAGTGATCGCTATGGCAACTATGATCTCGATGGAAGGCATTACCAAAACCTATCACTTAGGAGAATTGGATGTACCCGTTCTCAAGGAAATTAATTTATCAATTGAAGATGGGGAATATGTGGCGATTATGGGGGCTTCAGGTTCAGGGAAATCAACACTGATGAACATTATTGGTTGTCTGGATCGTCCTACGAGTGGACAGTATATCTTGGACGGTAGAGAGTTGACGACGCTAGATGATGATGAACTTGCAGATATCCGCAATCAGTATATTGGCTTTGTGTTTCAACAATTCAATTTGTTGCCCCGATTAACAGCACTAGAAAATGTTATGCTGCCGATGATTTATGCAGATGTCCCTCGTTCGCAACGCCTGAAATCTGCGATCGCCGCCCTCGAAAATATCGGATTAGGCGATCGCTTAACAAATCGCCCTAGCCAACTTTCAGGAGGACAGCAACAGCGAGTAGCGATCGCACGGGCATTGGTGAATCATCCGGCTTTAGTGTTAGCAGATGAACCAACGGGGGCTTTAGATTCCAAAACTTCTCACGAGATTATGAATCTGCTGACGGAATTAAATCAACAGGGAACTACGATCGCAATTGTCACCCATGATGCAACCGTAGCAGATCAGACAAAGCGGGTGATTCAAATGCAAGATGGCGTGATTGTTGAAAGAGCGATCGCCCAACATTTCTAACACCAGCATTGTTCTCTCGGAGGATTTTGCAGGGTAATTAGGGTTTACTCAGCAAGCCCTAATTATGATTCAGAACTATCGTTTTTATAGGAATTGAGTCTACCTATGATAATTCTGGTGGGCGATGGCTACGCCGCGCCGAAGGCATCGCTATCCTCTGCGTTCATTAAATAAAAATGAACTCGTTATCACATAGTGAACCATAAAATGAAAACCTACTTTGCGAAGCATATCTTGAGATAAAAGCTCATTTAATGGTTCAAGTCACAATTAGTTCCTACGCAAAAAGTTAGCAACCGTGTTGCTAACTTTTGGTTTATAATCTCGTAGTGGGAAGTTCAACCTTCACTAATCAACTGTAACAAAGCTTCCGTTGATATCTTGCCACTGATATCAGCACCTTCCAATAGGCTATCTGCTAAGTCTCGCTTGTGGTGATGCAATTCTACAATTTTTTCTTCAATAGTATCCTTTGCTACTAAGCGATAAATTGTCACTGGGCGTTGTTGACCAATGCGATGGGCGCGGTCTGAGGCTTGGTCTTCCACGGCGGGATTCCACCAGGGGTCTGTATGGATGACATAATCGGCGGCAGTTAAATTGAGTCCTGTACCTCCCGCTTTGAGGCTAATGAGAAAGACATCGCCGTTCCCTGCTTGAAACGCATCCACCCTTTTTTTGCGCTCGGCTACGGAAGTGCTGCCATCTAAGTATTGATAATGAATACCTTGCTTCTCCAAGTAATCTCGGATGATGTGTAAATGGTCAACAAACTGACTAAACACCAATGCCTTATGGCGATTTTCTAGAAGTTCACCTAACACCTCACCAAAAAGTTGCAACTTGGAACTAGATAATTCAGTATCAGGCATCACCAAGCTGGGATTACAGCAAGCGCGACGCAGTTTCATAATCTCAGCTAAAACTTGCAAATGTTTATTTCCGGCTTCTGCACCACTTTCACTGAGTTTAGATATAGCCTGACGGCGCAATGCTTCATAGAATGCCTTTTCCTCCTGACTCAACTCCACATGAAGTAGAATTTCGGTACGAGAAGGTAGCTCTTCTAGCACCTGATTTTTAGTCCGTCGCAACAGAAATGGTTGAATCAGTTTTTTGAGTTTATTACGTGCAAGTTTATCCTGATATTTTTCAATGGGAATAGCAAAGCGTTGATTGAAGCTTTCAAAAGAACCCAATAATCCAGGATTAATAAAGCGGAACAGATTCCACAATTCGCCCAGGTGGTTTTCAATGGGAGTCCCAGTAGTCAGCAACTTAAAATTAGATTTCAGGTTCATGGCTGCCTGGGAACGTTTAGTGGTCATATTTTTGATCGCCTGGGCTTCATCCAGAACAATCGTTTGCCACTGTACCCCAGAGAGCATTTGCGCTACTTCTTCCTGCTGCAATAAACCGTAACTGCATACCAACATATCCAACGGTTGTAACCCATCCAGTAATTTTTGGCGGTTAGCACCACTAAATTGAATAATATTTAGGGTTGGGGCAAACTTCTGGGCTTCACTCACCCAGTTCATGCACACGGAAGTCGGGGCAATAATTAAGGTTGGCCCCTCATGGGCGTTTCTGAGGATGACAGCCAAAGCCTGCACGGTCTTACCCAGTCCCATTTGATCTGCTAAACAAGCACCCACACCCCAATGTGCCAGCCGCGCCAGCCAACAGAATCCATCCATTTGATAGTCACGTAGTTCCGCCTGAAATGTAGATGGGAGTTCTGGTTGGAGGTTTTTCACCTCCTGGAGACGCTGGATATGTGTTTTCCAGTGTTTATCGGCCTTTACCTTACCTACTTCATCGACAAAATCCTCTAATCCTAATGTTGCCAATGGGTGAAAACGGATACCTTTACTATGTTTTTCCGAAAACATCCGCAATTCGTCCAGGCGTTTGCGAAAAGCTTGGGTTAAAGCCAGAAATTGACCATCACCAAGAGGGATAAAACGACTGGGGGTTTTCTCCAATAGTTCTAGTAACTGCTGCATATCCAGCACTAGGTCGCTATTCAATTTCAACTCACCAGTGGCGGCAAACCAGTCTTGTTGACGTTGAATTGATAAATTAAAGTCCTTCAGGTCTGCATGGTGGCTAACACGTAGTTTTTCTCCTTCTGGCCATGCCATGACTACGCTGTTTCCCAATGCTTGCAGTTCTAGCAGCAGTTCTAAACATTCCTCTGGGTCAACTATAATCCATTCACCATCTTGTTCTTCAGTTCGCGTCAAGGTAGGGCAGGCGGCTACAGCGTTTTTGGCCAGTTGCTTCTCTTCGGGCAGATTGCGTCTGGTTTGCAGACGCTTACCGTCAATCTCGGCAATGACAGTTTCACCACCAGCACCAGGACGGTAGTAGGGGCCACCTTGGGCAAAGGGGCGGGACAAAATGGTGACTTTCAAGCCAGTATTGGCTGGTAAGAGGTGAATATGGGGGAGAGTCTGGGCGGGTACTTCTTCTGCACCTTCTGAGCCGCCACCAATGTCAGAATGCACGGTGACGATGCCAGAGACGGCATTAATGGCGGCCAAAACTTGCTTCTCGGCGATCGCCGGCACATTTAATTTATTATCTTTACCAAGGATCTCTGTAATACGTCGATGTTCGGCAGTGATTTCAATAACTTTAATCCGGGTTGGGGTTTCTTTAATATTCAGAATGTTCTGTGATTCTGGTAACTTGGGAGAAAATTCCAAGGCGATACGACCAAGTTTTTCTTTTTTGACTAGTAGTTCCGGTTCTCCTTTAACAATTTCTACACGGATATTGGGTGTATCTTCCCAAAAAACCAACGGGTGTCCAATTAAGGCAGAGATGGCTTTTTCATTGAACATATACTCAACTTTGCCGTAATAGCCCTCACTATATACCTCAATACAACTACATACCCGCATATCTTGGGATGTGATGTAATCAAACTCAGATAATCCACTGTTCAGACGCTTGAGGGCTATAGGACGACCTTTACTCCACTCTCCTTTGGCATTAACTTTCTGTTCCTTTGGTTGCAAGACACATCTGCTGGGATAGAAGGTAATGAACCATGCTAAACGCAGTTCTGACTCTGCTTTTGGGTGTGTTTGTGATTCTTTCTGGAGATTCGCTAGGGCATTTAAGCACATTTCCCAAGCTTCTTGGGGTTGAATTAGGTCTACGATGGAATGGAAACTGCTATCTTCTCGCAGTGTTGCTGCTTGTTGATGATAGTTACTGCTTGGTTTAAGCCGGGATAGGAGTTCTGCGGTTTCCATTGCCAACCAGTGATGACCGGAGGCGAGCGATCGCCTATATAATGGCTCTAGTAAATTAGGTAAGCGTTTTTTGGCACTATCAGCATCCATCCAGTAAAGGCATAGTGAACAAAACAATGTTTGTAAGCTATTTTCTTCTTCTACGGAAGAAATATGGGAACTGACTACAAATTGTTTTTTGGTAATATCACCTTGCTGGACTTGCAGTACCATTTCCAGTCTGGCATAAATAAACCTCAGCCAATGATCTGATTGGCGGGAAATCAGATTGGCGTAATCTTCTGCTTCTCGCAGGCGTTGTGCTGAACCATCTTTTAAAAGTGCTAGGATGAAAAATAAGCCGCCTATAGTATTGAAATAGACATCTCCGAAAACAGTCAAAGCCTTTGTTTGGCTAGGCTGTAGCCACTAAATGCAATCATCTTAAATTAGCTATTCTGTACGATGAAATAAGACTTTGAGATATTTGCTGTTGATAATTAGGCAAAAATATCTAGTTATATGCGATAATTTTAACCTGATGATATAGCTGATATTTCTAATGGTAATATTAGCCCTCGAATCCGTAACCTTACTAGCCCACAAATCGTCAAAATTACTTGCTTATATTTGCGGGTATTTAACCTAAATCTCTCTTGGACAACTCGAAAGATTTTGACTGACCGTATTCGATGTTCAACAAAGATTCGTTTAGATGAAAATATTTTGTTCTGTTCTTTCTGTTCAGTTGTTAGTTCTTGATTTCTTGGTTTCTTAATTGGAGTTGTAATTAAATCTTCTCCAAGATATGCCTTATCTCCTTTAAATCTTTGTTTGGCATCAAACTCTGAACGATATTCTCGGAACAAAGTTATATCGCTTTTTGGACCAGGTTCACCTGCCACAACATCAACGATATCACTAGCATCAGGTAAAATAATCATTTGAGTTTTAAATGTATGATTACTCTTCTTACCTGAAAAATATTTCTTTTGTTCATCATTGTCTCTAGGTCTTTCTCTGACTTGTTCATAGCTATCTACTATTAATTCATATTCTGTGAGCATTTCTTTTACTACTTCATAGTCAGAAGCGTTTTTTTTTACTTGTTCAAGCAAACTTGATGGCAGTAATTCTCGCAAGTTAGGCAACCAATAGTTAAACGTATCGTTGGCTGTAGACTCACTTACTTCAAACTGAATACCTAGAAGTTGAAAGGTTGTCAGATGTCGGAGATACACTAAAGTTAAAATGATTTGTTCAGAAATAGATAATTTTGGTTTCCGACCTCCTCCACCAGCAATAATTCTCACTTTCTTAGATTCCAGTAAAGCTTTTTTTTCATGATATAATCTTTCCCCATTTATGATTAATTGTTGTAACTGTTCATATTCCAGACCTATTAACCTTTGGGTTTGTTTAGGATTCTCTTCAATGTAATTCAGTATATTGCTCATGCTTCTGTGTCAAAATAACGCTTTAATGTTCTTTTATCACAGAATAATACTATTTTGGAGATGTCTACTGTATTTCTGGTAATCTTCAATTTGCTTATTAATAAAATCAGGGTCTTGGCGGTAAAAACCTATGCGGATTTCTCTGATACACTGGCGTAAACTTTGGAACATCCGAGATTCATTTTGCCAGTGCTTCCGTATGGGTAGCTTTTCCTCCACTGCTGTGACTAGAATTTCAAACTGTCCGGTTTGGACAGCATGACGAGTGGCTATTTCTGTGAGTAAAGGATGGCATTCAGTACCTGATCTACTTTCCTGTACTAATAAACCTGATTTTACCAATTTATCAATTTGGGGACTGAGGGTTTTAGTACCCCAAGGTTTATTATTTTCATCCAACGCACCCGTTGTACTAAGACAACTTACCAAGGAATTTTTGTCTATGGGTGCATAAATTACCGAAAATAACTGGATAATTTTTTGTATAGAAGGGTGTAACTCGAAATATTTTTTAGCGAGTTGTGCTTGTAGTTTTGTGGAATTAATTTCAAAAGTAGTCATAAACTGTTCGTGATCTAGTTTTATGAGGTAATCTAAGGCTGCAAATGGGTTCAAGTGCTAAATGATCAAATTTAGATGTGCGTCAGCTTACTATTTATTCAGTTCTTTAAATAATTCCATTAATTTACGTTTACGTCCATGAGTGGCTTCTAGTTTTGAGCGATAAGCAGACCACTCAGCTTTTTGTCCAAGTTGAAAATAAGCAGTTTTTACTTTTTTCAGCCAATTAACTGCCGCATCATAACGGTCAGCTTTCCCTTGTTCCATAATTGGTTCTGCCCGTCTGCGAGCGTTATCAATTACCCAATCAGGACGATGAGAAACTGTTGCATCCATGACTCGATGAACCAATTTTGAAGCATAGTAACTATCATTTTCTACTGTTGTAATTGCATCATCAATTAATCCTTCATGCAGGAAAATATCAACCTTTGCTTCTTGTATTCCCCAATCTGGTTGACTTCGGAGTGTTTGTAGGAAATCTTGTTTGACTGTCAACCAAGTTTCTCCTGCCAAGTCTTCCACTTTTCTATAGTCTCGAAATGATGGTTTAATTTTGAAGGCAATGATGCTGGCAGTTAACGCAGTGGCATTATCCTCTAATCCTTGGGCTAAATCACTTGTCCAAGTAGCAAATTCATATAAACAGTTACCGGATAAATGTATACCTGCTTGAGATATTTCCAATGCTTCAACTAAATACCCATCTTCTCGCAATATTTTTGCTAGCGCAAAACCCTCTTCTGCTCTTTCCATCAGGATTTTAGCCGCAGACATAGCCTCCTCTACTCTTCCCAAAGCTGCTAATTGCGTCAGATATTGCAGAGTCATTTCTTCTGCTAAAGCTAGATTTAAATACTCTGTGTAACGATTTTGGCGTTCCAGAATTTGCAAGCGAATAAATGCTAAATCATCAGCAAAGCTTGGTCTTTCATTTTCCCAAAGTTCTGCGGTGTCATCTCCCTGCATCATCTGTTGCAGTGGTTCGTAATCCCAACCTTGACGCAATGCTGACAAACTCATACTAAAGTCAGCACTGATTTCGTCTTGCCATGATTCCAACATCACCTGCAAATCTACTATTTCTCCTTTAGATATCTCTGCACACAAAATTGCTTCTGTCCACGCGCTGTCAAGAGGTTCTGCAATGGAATAACTATCTCCGCCGTAATCTAGTAACTCGTCCCATTCTTCGGCATAAGTGGCGGTGATAGTTTCGAGAATAGCGATCGCATTCTTACCATCTCCATTTTCCGCCAACTCTCGTGCTTTCCCAATTACAGCCAGTAAATCATCGGTAAATGGGTCATCTTCTGTACCATACTCTAATTCCTTCAATCCATCCCGCAAAATCCGCTTGACATGAGAGCGAAAAGGTGATGTATCAATTTTACTTTGACGGCTAGAAGGATTTTTTTCTATCGGTTTCGGCAAATTTATTAAACTTACAAACTCATCAATATCATCAATTAATTCTGGTCTACTTTCCACCAGTTCTTGCAGTAATCGCTGTGCTTGGACAAGATCAAGGTGATTTAATAATTTTTCCAGGGTTGGACGTTCTTCAATTTTCTCTAATTGACGTGAACAGGTTAATAAGGTGGCAACTATATGTTTACACCAACCATCATAATTATAAGCACAAGTACAATAAACTGAGGTAATTCCGCCTACATCAAAACGAATACTGACTTGGTATGGTGTAATTTCGCTACCCTCCACCTCTGCCTGAATCAGATTGCCTCGTTTTTTGAGATCAGCGATTGCTCCCTTGCGGTAATATTCTTCACCACGACTGTAGGATAAAGCGTTTGAGTTGTGGCGTATTATTGCTTCAGAAATTGCTGGAATCGACATAGCACCCAAGTGTTTTATTTCTAGCTTACGCTTAAACTGCCTCTACCTTGATTTTCGTGCCGACTTCGACGATGTTCTATGTACGCCAAAGTATTTCTCACTACGATAACGCAAAGTGCTAATCCGCGACGGCTTAACCGCCTACCATAGCTGATCTCGTTCACCCCAGCAAGGAGCGTTCTCAAGAGCATCCCAATAACTACGAGCTACTCTAATCCGCCGACACTAATGCTATCGTAACTATTTCGACTGAATCTGAGCATTTACAAAGTTTTTATTCCCTGCTATATAATACAAATGTATCCCTTATTCCCTAATTAATTATGGTACAAACAATCCAAGCGCGGGATATCAGTCTTTACGAACTGGAGGAAAACTTTGGATTAGAGTTAGTTACCGATATTAATTTTTTCCCAGAATGGATAGAAAATTTACCGTTACTAACGGATATCGAGAAATCATCTTTAGAACGAGTAAAAAGCAATTATTTAAATTTAACTAAACGCCGCCCCATGTCTGAAGAAGTAGTGAAGATGGTTGTGTTGTCTCCACTACTTGATTTAGCTGGTTTTTATCAACCAAATTTCGAGATTGAAACAGAAACTTCCACTGAAATTTCTGCTGTAGATGAAAGCGTCGTTGTTAAAGGGAGTATTGATGTTTTAGTCGTAAATAGAAGACTTTGGATACTTGTTATTGAATCTAAAAGCACTAAATTTGATGTGATATCTGCACTACCTCAAGCACTTGCTTACATACTCGACACTCCCAATGCTGAACGACCAACTTTTGGTTTGCTTGTCAATGGTAGAGAGTTTGTTTTTATCAAGCTAGTTCAGGCACAAAAGCCAAAATATGCCCGTTCCGATGCTTTATCAATAGAAAAACCAAATGAAATTCAGCAAGTTTTAAGTGTACTAAAAAGATTGAGTGAATTAATTCTTTTGTAGTATTTATGACTAAAAAATCAAGATACAAGCCTGTATAGGCTGCTTCAGCGAGAGAACCCCTAGAAATACCAAACATAATCTAATTAATTCAAAAATTGATGAACATATATCTATGGACATATATAAAAAAGGCTATTTTAGAATAATTCTGTCTTTGGACTCACGTAATTAACAAAAGAAAAGTGAATACTGGAGAGCAGTTTGCAAAGCTCTTGACTGATAGTAATGACAACTTCTTCTTCCATAAACCGCGATCAAGAAATTCAGAACCTACGTGAACTGATAGCAGACATTGACAGTGGGATGTTGACTACGGTTGATGAAGATGGAACTTTGCATAGTTGCCCTATGTCAACTAATGGCAATATCGACGCTGATGGTGTGCTGTGGTTTTTTATTTACAGCAGTTCTCATAAGGCAACAGAAATTAAACACCATCAGTATGTCAATGTCAGTTTTGTTTCACCTGATCGACAACGATATATTTCTATATCAGGTACAGGACAACTGCTGCAAGACCGTAACAAGATAGAAGAAAAATGGAAGCCGCAACTGCAAATGTGGTTTCCTAAAGGTCTGGATGAACCGGATCTGACTTTACTCAAGGTTAATGTTAACAAGGCTGATTACTGGCAAAGTACATCAAGCTTTAAGCCAAAAACAATTATTTTTTGAGATTTCATGCGTAGAACCCACTGATAACTCCGGGGGGGGTTTACCAAAAAATTAGCAAAATAAGAATGGTATAGGGTTTGAATGACACCTTAAGCTTTTTTATCGGTGAAATTCCCGATTTTTCGCTCTAAATTGGGCTTGGTTTTTATCTATTTGAGTATTAGCATCCTCGAAAGCCTGCAAAATCTCTGGCGTTACTTTATTGCTCTGCACCTTCCCTGATTGCACGCTCAAAATTACCTCCCCATCTTTTTGAGCGATCGCTAAATCCTTACATTCGGCATGAAAAGATAAATCATATATTTTCCCTCGCACACAAGTAAAACCATCCTCCCCAGGTTGCCCCAAAACGTCACCTATTCTCTGAGCAATTTTGGTCAGCCGACTAATCGACTGATATTCTTGTGTATCTTTTCCCATTGCCGTCAATGCTTCGGGTGATAATTGCCTCCCAGATTTAAACTGATTAGCAACTTCCACAATCCTTTGTTTGTAGGCTTCTGGTTTCCCTAATTTATCCGCAGCACTGTACCATTCTCTCAAGTTATCAATTGTCACACTAGCTGTGGCTTCGGTTTCTGTCTTTGGTTCATTCGTACTAATTTGTAGCTGTGGTGGCTTAGACTGTGGATTTGGCGGTAACGTTACTGCTTTTAGTTCTTTTGTACTAACGATTAACTGTGGTGGTTTTATTGATTTTGGTCTATCGGGCAGAGATCGCACTTTCTCCTGATACACACCTTCAGACTCAATCACATCCCCAAATTTCTTGGTCATCGCCTGATAGACAGATTCGGGAATAGAGGAATTAACCAAGTTAAACACAGCCAGTCCCTTTTTCGTTTCCAGTGGTACATCTTCTGGTGACACTGGAGCTAGAGCAACATTCTTTTCGGTCAACCATTTGGTTACAGTTTCGACTTTATGGTTATCCACCACTAGTTGTGTTAGTCCCAGCAATTTGTCTTCTGGAGTTGCATATAAAATTGTGGGTCGCTCTTTGATTTTTTGTAAAATGGGTGCAGCATACGAAAATTGTTGCTGTTGTTGCTGCTGCAATTTATTCAACTGTTGACCAAAAACCTGAGTTTCTTTTGTCCATACTTCAGGATATTCAACTGTTTGGGGGTCAACTTTCATCACCGAGATCGTAAAATTGCTTTGCAGCGTCGCCTTTATTGGGGTCAGTCTGCCAAAGTTGAGAACTCCCAATTCTTTGAGTGCTTCCTTGTCCTTCTTAAAGTGCAATACTCCCAACGGTTCACCATTAAGAAATACTGCATCTCTGGTTTTTGAGGGTGGTACTTCTAACGTCAGTTTTCGGTAATGATCATCATTGAATGTTTCACCTTGATAGTCATAAAAGTTAATCTTATTAATTTTGAGTAAATTGCCGTTGGGTGAAGTAGCAATCGCAAATGCGTTTTCTTTGCTCTCAGATATAGTCGTCAGTTTTAAGCTCAGTTGATTCCCATCTTTAATATAGTTAAATGCTTCTAGCTGTTTGATTGAATCAGTATCTAGTTCACCCAAAACTTTACCGTCTAATTTAATTTTGACTGCATAGTTTGGAACGGGTACTGAGCCAATCTCCAAAGTCACTGGCTCGGACTGGAAAGACTGCCCCGCATAAGAAAACTTGCTGATTTCTCTAATAGTAAACTCTGCTGCTTCTCTCCCTGGTACTGAAACGGTGGCGTTCGCTGTGTAAGTTTCTCC is part of the Nostoc sp. UHCC 0870 genome and harbors:
- a CDS encoding ABC transporter ATP-binding protein, producing the protein MATMISMEGITKTYHLGELDVPVLKEINLSIEDGEYVAIMGASGSGKSTLMNIIGCLDRPTSGQYILDGRELTTLDDDELADIRNQYIGFVFQQFNLLPRLTALENVMLPMIYADVPRSQRLKSAIAALENIGLGDRLTNRPSQLSGGQQQRVAIARALVNHPALVLADEPTGALDSKTSHEIMNLLTELNQQGTTIAIVTHDATVADQTKRVIQMQDGVIVERAIAQHF
- a CDS encoding DEAD/DEAH box helicase, producing MTVFGDVYFNTIGGLFFILALLKDGSAQRLREAEDYANLISRQSDHWLRFIYARLEMVLQVQQGDITKKQFVVSSHISSVEEENSLQTLFCSLCLYWMDADSAKKRLPNLLEPLYRRSLASGHHWLAMETAELLSRLKPSSNYHQQAATLREDSSFHSIVDLIQPQEAWEMCLNALANLQKESQTHPKAESELRLAWFITFYPSRCVLQPKEQKVNAKGEWSKGRPIALKRLNSGLSEFDYITSQDMRVCSCIEVYSEGYYGKVEYMFNEKAISALIGHPLVFWEDTPNIRVEIVKGEPELLVKKEKLGRIALEFSPKLPESQNILNIKETPTRIKVIEITAEHRRITEILGKDNKLNVPAIAEKQVLAAINAVSGIVTVHSDIGGGSEGAEEVPAQTLPHIHLLPANTGLKVTILSRPFAQGGPYYRPGAGGETVIAEIDGKRLQTRRNLPEEKQLAKNAVAACPTLTRTEEQDGEWIIVDPEECLELLLELQALGNSVVMAWPEGEKLRVSHHADLKDFNLSIQRQQDWFAATGELKLNSDLVLDMQQLLELLEKTPSRFIPLGDGQFLALTQAFRKRLDELRMFSEKHSKGIRFHPLATLGLEDFVDEVGKVKADKHWKTHIQRLQEVKNLQPELPSTFQAELRDYQMDGFCWLARLAHWGVGACLADQMGLGKTVQALAVILRNAHEGPTLIIAPTSVCMNWVSEAQKFAPTLNIIQFSGANRQKLLDGLQPLDMLVCSYGLLQQEEVAQMLSGVQWQTIVLDEAQAIKNMTTKRSQAAMNLKSNFKLLTTGTPIENHLGELWNLFRFINPGLLGSFESFNQRFAIPIEKYQDKLARNKLKKLIQPFLLRRTKNQVLEELPSRTEILLHVELSQEEKAFYEALRRQAISKLSESGAEAGNKHLQVLAEIMKLRRACCNPSLVMPDTELSSSKLQLFGEVLGELLENRHKALVFSQFVDHLHIIRDYLEKQGIHYQYLDGSTSVAERKKRVDAFQAGNGDVFLISLKAGGTGLNLTAADYVIHTDPWWNPAVEDQASDRAHRIGQQRPVTIYRLVAKDTIEEKIVELHHHKRDLADSLLEGADISGKISTEALLQLISEG
- a CDS encoding transposase; this encodes MSNILNYIEENPKQTQRLIGLEYEQLQQLIINGERLYHEKKALLESKKVRIIAGGGGRKPKLSISEQIILTLVYLRHLTTFQLLGIQFEVSESTANDTFNYWLPNLRELLPSSLLEQVKKNASDYEVVKEMLTEYELIVDSYEQVRERPRDNDEQKKYFSGKKSNHTFKTQMIILPDASDIVDVVAGEPGPKSDITLFREYRSEFDAKQRFKGDKAYLGEDLITTPIKKPRNQELTTEQKEQNKIFSSKRIFVEHRIRSVKIFRVVQERFRLNTRKYKQVILTICGLVRLRIRGLILPLEISAISSG
- a CDS encoding SWIM zinc finger family protein translates to MSIPAISEAIIRHNSNALSYSRGEEYYRKGAIADLKKRGNLIQAEVEGSEITPYQVSIRFDVGGITSVYCTCAYNYDGWCKHIVATLLTCSRQLEKIEERPTLEKLLNHLDLVQAQRLLQELVESRPELIDDIDEFVSLINLPKPIEKNPSSRQSKIDTSPFRSHVKRILRDGLKELEYGTEDDPFTDDLLAVIGKARELAENGDGKNAIAILETITATYAEEWDELLDYGGDSYSIAEPLDSAWTEAILCAEISKGEIVDLQVMLESWQDEISADFSMSLSALRQGWDYEPLQQMMQGDDTAELWENERPSFADDLAFIRLQILERQNRYTEYLNLALAEEMTLQYLTQLAALGRVEEAMSAAKILMERAEEGFALAKILREDGYLVEALEISQAGIHLSGNCLYEFATWTSDLAQGLEDNATALTASIIAFKIKPSFRDYRKVEDLAGETWLTVKQDFLQTLRSQPDWGIQEAKVDIFLHEGLIDDAITTVENDSYYASKLVHRVMDATVSHRPDWVIDNARRRAEPIMEQGKADRYDAAVNWLKKVKTAYFQLGQKAEWSAYRSKLEATHGRKRKLMELFKELNK
- a CDS encoding type I restriction endonuclease subunit R, giving the protein MVQTIQARDISLYELEENFGLELVTDINFFPEWIENLPLLTDIEKSSLERVKSNYLNLTKRRPMSEEVVKMVVLSPLLDLAGFYQPNFEIETETSTEISAVDESVVVKGSIDVLVVNRRLWILVIESKSTKFDVISALPQALAYILDTPNAERPTFGLLVNGREFVFIKLVQAQKPKYARSDALSIEKPNEIQQVLSVLKRLSELILL
- a CDS encoding pyridoxamine 5'-phosphate oxidase family protein; translated protein: MTTSSSINRDQEIQNLRELIADIDSGMLTTVDEDGTLHSCPMSTNGNIDADGVLWFFIYSSSHKATEIKHHQYVNVSFVSPDRQRYISISGTGQLLQDRNKIEEKWKPQLQMWFPKGLDEPDLTLLKVNVNKADYWQSTSSFKPKTIIF